In one Vulgatibacter incomptus genomic region, the following are encoded:
- a CDS encoding 2-oxoglutarate dehydrogenase E1 component, whose protein sequence is MAIGSQPLPSNNLPFIEELYARFLEDESSVDEAWRNYFRGLGDRTPPTGPAFAPRSIFAPRAMNGAPASEHEKRLAREAAQDRVGQLVQRYRQQGHVFAHLNPLQPAPSSPVSHFELSEFGLDESSLDKTFTAGGLRGTLRELIAHLEETYCRTIGVELAHIEDPEVRDWLQTRMESTQNHVALDRSQQIKLLTDLTDAEIFEQFLHTSFVGAKRFSLEGGESLIPMVQLVIERAASHDVEEVVIGMAHRGRLNVMANVMGMPPREIFAEFADEDPNLYIGRGDVKYHLGYSNDRDVDGKKVHLSLSFNPSHLEFVDAVVAGRVRSKQDRRKDLERRKVLPLLIHGDAAFAGQGIIAELFNMADLPGYTVGGTVHVVVNNQVGFTTDPRDARSTRYATDVAKMLQIPIFHVNGEDPESVVQVVQLATDFRARYGKDVVIDLWCYRKHGHNEGDEPTFTQPEMYRKIHEHPSIREQFVKKLESLGQVTPEQAEEIAAARRKVLDEQLAEQRSGHKRKRPSAMAGLWAKYAGGFERDTADISTGVALPVLQDLAAKLTMLPPGFTAHPKIVRFLEQRREMGEGKRPLDWGMGEALAFATLVDGGTRIRLSGQDCERGTFSHRHSVLHDYTSGGTYTPLNNLREGQADYEVRNSPLSEVSVLGYEYGYSLDTPDGLTIWEAQFGDFVNAAQVIIDQFIASGEDKWHRLSGVTLLLPHAFEGQGPEHSSARIARWLSLSADDNMQVCNATTPAQFFHLLRRQVLRPFRKPLVVFSPKSLLRNPEAVSSLEELATGEFQRVIDDSLFAAGGEGDASKVRRVLLCTGKVYYELLAERRDKKREDVAIVRIEQLYPNPIAEIERTLGRYPNMAELVWVQEEPANHGAWLHMWNALVNSGILRVPLAQVTRPAAASPATGSNASHKLEQRRIIETAFAPIQFSSR, encoded by the coding sequence ATGGCAATCGGTTCACAGCCCCTGCCCAGCAACAACCTCCCGTTCATCGAAGAGCTCTACGCCCGCTTCCTCGAGGACGAGTCCTCGGTGGACGAGGCGTGGCGGAACTATTTCCGCGGCCTCGGCGATCGCACGCCGCCGACCGGCCCGGCGTTTGCGCCCCGCAGCATCTTCGCGCCGCGGGCGATGAACGGCGCCCCCGCCTCCGAGCACGAGAAGCGCCTCGCCCGTGAGGCGGCCCAGGATCGCGTCGGGCAGCTCGTGCAGCGGTACCGGCAGCAGGGCCACGTCTTCGCCCACCTGAACCCGCTCCAGCCCGCGCCCTCGTCGCCGGTGAGCCACTTCGAGCTCTCCGAGTTCGGCCTCGACGAGTCGAGCCTCGACAAGACCTTCACCGCCGGGGGCCTCCGCGGCACGCTGCGCGAGCTGATCGCGCACCTCGAGGAGACCTACTGCCGCACCATCGGCGTGGAGCTCGCCCACATCGAGGATCCCGAGGTCCGGGACTGGCTCCAGACGCGGATGGAGTCCACCCAGAACCACGTCGCCCTGGATCGGAGCCAGCAGATCAAGCTGCTCACCGATCTCACCGACGCGGAGATCTTCGAGCAGTTCCTCCACACCAGCTTCGTCGGCGCCAAGCGCTTCTCCCTCGAGGGCGGAGAGAGCCTGATCCCCATGGTGCAGCTCGTGATCGAGCGGGCCGCCTCCCACGACGTGGAGGAGGTCGTGATCGGCATGGCGCACCGCGGCCGCCTCAACGTGATGGCGAACGTGATGGGGATGCCGCCTCGCGAGATCTTCGCGGAGTTCGCCGACGAGGATCCGAACCTCTACATCGGCCGCGGCGACGTGAAGTACCACCTCGGCTACTCGAACGATCGGGACGTGGACGGCAAGAAGGTCCACCTCTCGCTCTCGTTCAACCCCAGCCACCTAGAGTTCGTCGACGCCGTTGTGGCCGGCCGCGTCCGCTCCAAGCAGGACCGCCGCAAGGATCTCGAGCGCCGCAAGGTGCTCCCGCTCCTCATCCACGGCGACGCGGCCTTCGCCGGCCAGGGGATCATCGCCGAGCTCTTCAACATGGCCGATCTGCCGGGCTATACGGTCGGCGGCACGGTCCACGTCGTGGTGAACAACCAGGTCGGCTTCACCACCGACCCCCGGGACGCCCGCTCGACCCGCTACGCCACCGACGTGGCGAAGATGCTCCAGATCCCGATCTTCCACGTGAACGGCGAGGATCCCGAGAGCGTGGTGCAGGTCGTGCAGCTCGCGACCGACTTCCGCGCCCGCTACGGCAAGGACGTGGTGATCGACCTCTGGTGCTACCGGAAGCACGGCCACAACGAGGGCGACGAGCCCACGTTCACGCAGCCGGAGATGTACCGGAAGATCCACGAGCATCCCTCGATCCGCGAGCAGTTCGTGAAGAAGCTCGAGTCCCTCGGGCAGGTCACGCCGGAGCAGGCTGAGGAGATCGCGGCCGCTCGCCGCAAGGTCCTCGACGAGCAGCTCGCCGAGCAGCGGAGCGGCCACAAGCGCAAGCGCCCCTCCGCCATGGCGGGCCTCTGGGCGAAGTACGCCGGCGGCTTCGAGCGCGACACGGCGGACATCTCGACCGGCGTCGCCCTCCCGGTGCTCCAGGACCTCGCGGCGAAGCTCACCATGCTTCCCCCGGGCTTTACCGCGCACCCCAAGATCGTGCGCTTCCTCGAGCAGCGGCGGGAGATGGGCGAGGGGAAGCGGCCGCTGGACTGGGGCATGGGCGAGGCCCTGGCCTTCGCGACCCTCGTCGACGGCGGCACCCGCATCCGGCTCTCGGGCCAGGACTGCGAGCGCGGCACCTTCAGCCACCGGCACTCGGTGCTCCACGACTACACCTCGGGTGGGACCTACACGCCGCTGAACAACCTCCGAGAGGGGCAGGCGGACTACGAGGTCCGCAACAGCCCGCTCTCCGAGGTCAGCGTCCTCGGCTACGAGTACGGCTACAGCCTCGACACGCCCGACGGCCTCACAATCTGGGAGGCGCAGTTCGGCGACTTCGTCAACGCCGCCCAGGTGATCATCGACCAGTTCATCGCCTCCGGCGAGGACAAGTGGCACCGCCTCTCCGGCGTGACGCTCCTCCTCCCCCACGCCTTCGAGGGGCAGGGGCCCGAGCACTCGTCGGCCCGCATCGCCCGCTGGCTTTCGCTCAGCGCCGACGACAACATGCAGGTGTGCAACGCCACCACGCCCGCGCAGTTCTTCCACCTGCTGCGGCGCCAGGTGCTGCGGCCCTTCCGCAAGCCCCTCGTGGTGTTCTCGCCGAAGAGCCTCCTCCGCAACCCCGAGGCGGTCTCGTCGCTCGAGGAGCTGGCCACCGGCGAGTTCCAGCGCGTGATCGACGATTCCCTCTTCGCCGCTGGCGGCGAGGGCGACGCCTCGAAGGTGCGCCGCGTGCTGCTCTGCACGGGCAAGGTCTATTACGAGCTCCTCGCCGAGCGGCGCGACAAGAAGCGCGAAGACGTCGCCATCGTGCGGATCGAGCAGCTCTACCCGAACCCGATCGCGGAGATCGAGCGCACCCTCGGCCGCTACCCGAACATGGCCGAGCTGGTGTGGGTGCAGGAAGAGCCGGCCAACCACGGCGCGTGGCTCCACATGTGGAACGCCCTCGTCAACAGCGGGATCCTCCGGGTCCCCCTCGCGCAGGTCACGCGTCCCGCGGCCGCGAGCCCCGCAACGGGCTCGAACGCGAGCCACAAGCTCGAGCAGCGGCGGATCATCGAGACCGCCTTCGCTCCCATCCAGTTTTCCTCCCGCTGA
- the ligD gene encoding DNA ligase D, with product MRPPDPATESPPLELARSFLPPMRAVLADGGGQGWVELKYDGYRALAAIQGGQAALVSRNGLDFTQRFPAIVRALEGLGAASTIIDGEICVLDPDGVPRFELLQRGDGEDVVFFAFDLLQQDSADLRGLPLEERWDRLARVIGEGSSALRLAERLDGPPEDALSEAERRGFEGIVIKRHGSPYRARHPGAWRKRKAVAAQELAIVGFERTSTGGDAIGSLLLAVAMDDRFRYAGKVGTGFTAADREALFRRLSESVVRRSPVVDPPRLRGAVWVRPELVAEVRFTEWTSEGRLRQPSFKGLRVDKSPADCVREAAAPPEPSPGRAIPKARSDAGVRFTHPDRILFPRDGITKADVAAYYQAMAGPLLRALSGRPVALEHWNEGIDEPGWFHQKISDDDARSWMTLAAIPSQSGRRLERRLLVDDRETLRWLAQRSVLTVHMWSSRTDSLNEPDWAIFDLDPAEGEDIRQAVDVAGALKALLDALGLPSLAKTSGKRGLHVLVPMAPGQRHDEAVRFALTVGRAVEQVLPQVTLERMKDRRGGRLYIDCYQNGYGKTIAAPYSLRASDGAPVSAPLRWDEVNEGLEPGAFNLRTMPGRLDEVGDLFGPILEKGIRLPSL from the coding sequence ATGCGACCTCCCGACCCGGCCACCGAGAGCCCTCCCCTCGAGCTCGCCCGTAGCTTCCTCCCGCCGATGCGCGCCGTCCTCGCCGACGGAGGCGGGCAGGGCTGGGTCGAGCTCAAGTACGACGGCTACCGCGCTCTCGCCGCAATTCAGGGCGGGCAAGCCGCGCTCGTGAGCCGCAACGGCCTCGACTTCACCCAGCGGTTCCCTGCGATCGTCCGGGCCCTCGAGGGTCTCGGCGCGGCGAGCACCATCATCGACGGCGAGATCTGCGTTCTCGACCCCGACGGTGTGCCCCGCTTCGAGCTCCTCCAGCGGGGCGACGGCGAGGACGTGGTCTTCTTCGCCTTCGATCTGCTCCAGCAAGACAGCGCCGACCTGCGAGGTCTCCCGCTGGAAGAGCGATGGGACCGTCTCGCCCGCGTGATCGGTGAAGGATCGTCTGCGCTGCGTCTGGCGGAGCGCCTCGACGGGCCCCCGGAGGACGCCCTGAGCGAAGCGGAGCGCCGGGGCTTCGAAGGGATCGTGATCAAGCGGCATGGCTCGCCGTACCGCGCCCGGCACCCCGGCGCGTGGCGGAAGCGCAAGGCCGTCGCCGCCCAGGAGCTGGCGATCGTCGGCTTCGAGCGCACGTCCACCGGCGGCGACGCGATCGGCTCCCTCCTGCTCGCGGTCGCCATGGACGACCGCTTCCGCTACGCGGGCAAGGTTGGCACGGGCTTCACGGCCGCCGACCGGGAGGCACTCTTCCGGCGGCTCTCGGAGAGCGTGGTGCGGCGGTCGCCGGTGGTCGATCCGCCCCGTCTGCGAGGGGCGGTCTGGGTGCGCCCGGAGCTCGTGGCCGAGGTCCGCTTCACGGAGTGGACCTCGGAGGGCCGGCTCCGGCAGCCATCGTTCAAGGGCCTGCGCGTCGACAAGTCCCCCGCCGACTGCGTGCGCGAGGCGGCAGCGCCGCCGGAGCCGTCTCCCGGGCGAGCGATCCCAAAGGCGCGGTCGGATGCCGGCGTGAGGTTCACCCATCCCGACCGGATCCTCTTTCCCCGCGACGGGATCACCAAGGCGGACGTCGCCGCCTACTACCAGGCGATGGCCGGGCCGCTCCTCCGCGCCCTGTCGGGTCGGCCCGTGGCCCTCGAGCATTGGAACGAGGGGATCGACGAGCCGGGCTGGTTCCACCAGAAGATCTCGGACGACGACGCGAGGAGCTGGATGACGCTGGCCGCGATCCCTTCGCAATCCGGGCGAAGGTTGGAGAGGCGCCTCCTCGTCGACGACCGGGAGACGCTGCGCTGGCTCGCCCAGCGGTCGGTTCTCACCGTGCACATGTGGTCGTCGCGCACCGACAGCCTGAACGAGCCCGACTGGGCGATCTTCGATCTCGATCCGGCGGAGGGCGAGGACATCCGCCAGGCGGTGGACGTCGCCGGGGCGCTGAAGGCCCTCCTCGACGCCCTCGGCCTCCCCAGCCTCGCCAAGACCTCCGGGAAGCGCGGCCTCCACGTCCTCGTGCCCATGGCCCCGGGGCAGCGCCACGACGAGGCGGTGCGGTTTGCGCTCACGGTGGGGCGGGCCGTCGAGCAGGTCCTCCCGCAGGTGACCCTCGAGCGGATGAAGGATCGGCGCGGGGGCCGCCTCTATATCGACTGCTACCAGAACGGCTACGGCAAGACGATCGCCGCCCCGTACTCGCTCCGGGCGTCGGACGGCGCGCCGGTGTCCGCTCCGCTGCGCTGGGACGAGGTGAATGAGGGCCTCGAGCCGGGCGCGTTCAACCTGCGGACCATGCCCGGGAGGCTCGACGAGGTGGGCGATCTCTTCGGGCCGATCCTGGAGAAGGGTATTCGACTCCCCAGCCTCTGA
- a CDS encoding YtxH domain-containing protein: protein MNWSMDSKELRKNANQLRRDVGRRFRSLPSYDLDDALELVGLRRAPRPALRFFSGLGLILGGVAVGVVAGMLLAPRRGRELRKEISQTALSGVRSGAAGPSVRMQGAHSQQ, encoded by the coding sequence ATGAACTGGAGCATGGACTCGAAAGAGCTGCGAAAGAACGCCAACCAGCTTCGCAGGGACGTCGGCCGCAGGTTCCGGTCGTTGCCGAGCTACGACCTCGACGATGCGCTCGAGCTGGTCGGCCTTCGCCGTGCGCCGCGTCCCGCCCTTCGCTTCTTCAGCGGCCTCGGCCTGATCCTGGGTGGCGTCGCCGTCGGCGTGGTGGCCGGCATGCTCCTCGCGCCGCGCCGCGGCAGGGAGCTTCGGAAGGAGATCTCCCAGACGGCGCTCTCGGGCGTTCGATCGGGCGCGGCGGGGCCCTCGGTGCGGATGCAGGGCGCCCACTCCCAGCAATAG
- the odhB gene encoding 2-oxoglutarate dehydrogenase complex dihydrolipoyllysine-residue succinyltransferase: MSVNVTVPSLGESIVEAAIEKWQKQPGDYVARGETIVTVESDKATLEVPAPVGGILRKVLKGNGSSVKIGETIGEIEEAEKPSAGAPAAKAEPAAPKPAAPTPAAAAPTPAPVVHAPAAPSAAAPAAGPAARRIMAEAGLEPSAVEGTGPGGRILKEDALRQAEGKAEAKAERKAPAAPAGLPAVAAIHAGREEQSVAMTPLRRTIARRLLSAKQNTAMLTTFNEVDMTQVMELRARHQPQFQKRYGIKLGMMSFFVKASIEALKAFPLVNSEIREDDIIYKNYYDLGVAVGGGKGLTVPVIRDADMLSFAQTEQVIADFGVRAQANKLKLEELQGGTFTISNGGIYGSMLSTPILNPPQSAILGMHNIIKRPVVVDDQIVIRPMMYLALSYDHRIIDGREAVQFLIRIKECLEAPERILLEV; the protein is encoded by the coding sequence ATGTCGGTGAACGTGACCGTACCGTCCCTCGGGGAGTCGATCGTCGAGGCGGCCATTGAGAAATGGCAGAAGCAGCCCGGCGACTACGTGGCCCGCGGCGAGACCATCGTGACGGTGGAGAGCGACAAGGCGACGCTCGAAGTGCCCGCCCCGGTGGGCGGCATCCTCCGCAAGGTGCTCAAGGGCAATGGCTCGTCGGTGAAGATCGGCGAGACCATCGGTGAGATCGAGGAGGCCGAGAAGCCCTCCGCCGGTGCACCCGCCGCCAAGGCCGAGCCTGCCGCGCCCAAGCCGGCGGCGCCCACGCCCGCCGCTGCCGCGCCGACGCCGGCTCCGGTGGTGCACGCGCCTGCTGCGCCTTCCGCGGCGGCTCCCGCCGCTGGCCCCGCCGCCAGGCGGATCATGGCCGAGGCCGGCCTCGAGCCCTCCGCCGTCGAGGGCACCGGCCCCGGCGGCCGGATCCTGAAGGAGGACGCCCTCCGTCAGGCCGAGGGCAAGGCGGAAGCCAAGGCCGAGCGCAAGGCCCCCGCCGCTCCGGCCGGCCTCCCCGCCGTGGCCGCGATCCACGCGGGCCGCGAGGAGCAGTCGGTGGCGATGACGCCGCTGCGCCGGACGATCGCGCGGCGGCTCCTCAGCGCCAAGCAGAACACGGCCATGCTCACGACCTTCAACGAGGTCGACATGACGCAGGTGATGGAGCTCCGCGCCCGTCACCAGCCGCAGTTCCAGAAGCGCTACGGCATCAAGCTCGGGATGATGTCCTTCTTCGTGAAGGCGTCGATCGAGGCGCTCAAGGCGTTCCCCCTGGTGAACTCCGAGATCCGCGAAGACGACATCATCTACAAGAACTACTACGACCTCGGCGTGGCGGTCGGCGGCGGCAAGGGCCTCACGGTCCCCGTGATCCGCGACGCGGACATGCTCTCGTTCGCGCAGACCGAGCAGGTGATCGCGGACTTCGGCGTTCGGGCCCAGGCGAACAAGCTCAAGCTCGAGGAGCTCCAGGGCGGCACGTTCACGATCTCGAACGGCGGCATCTACGGCTCGATGCTCTCGACGCCGATCCTGAACCCGCCGCAGAGCGCCATCCTCGGGATGCACAACATCATCAAGCGGCCGGTGGTCGTCGACGACCAGATCGTGATCCGCCCGATGATGTACCTGGCCCTCTCCTACGACCACCGGATCATCGACGGCCGCGAGGCGGTCCAGTTCCTCATCCGGATCAAGGAGTGCCTCGAGGCGCCCGAGCGGATCCTGCTCGAGGTCTGA
- the lpdA gene encoding dihydrolipoyl dehydrogenase: METFDLVVIGAGPGGYVAAIRAAQLGMKVACVEKEKALGGTCLRVGCIPSKALLEASHVFAHTKHGAEKLGVRASGVELDLPTMLAHKDAVVKANTSGVDGLFMKNKVKRVLGTGRITAPGKVSVRGADGSEQTLEAKRILIATGSAPALIPGVELDGAIVGTSDEAIDYQHVPQRMIVIGGGVIGLELGSVWSRLGAEVTVIEFLPRLMAGMDDELAAAAQKIFSAQGMRILVGCRVQSAKAADGVGKVVFLDADGKEQSMEAEKVLVAVGRKPFTDGLGLAEVGVKLDGRGRVEVDQRFETNVPGVYAIGDVIRGAMLAHKAEEEGMAAVELMVGKSGHVTYDAIPNVVYTDPEIASVGKTEAELQAAGVSYKKGTFPFRFNGRARAMNATEGFAKILADAKTDRILSAHIIGARAGDLIAELAVAIEMMASSEDIARSSHAHPSLAEIVKEAALDVEGRAIHK, encoded by the coding sequence GTGGAGACATTCGATCTGGTCGTGATCGGGGCGGGCCCCGGCGGGTACGTGGCGGCGATCCGGGCTGCGCAGCTCGGAATGAAGGTCGCGTGCGTCGAGAAGGAGAAGGCCCTGGGCGGCACGTGCCTGCGGGTGGGGTGCATCCCCTCGAAGGCGCTGCTCGAGGCCAGCCACGTATTTGCTCACACGAAGCACGGCGCCGAGAAGCTCGGCGTCCGGGCCTCGGGCGTGGAGCTCGATCTGCCGACGATGCTCGCCCACAAAGACGCGGTCGTGAAGGCCAACACCTCGGGTGTCGACGGCCTCTTCATGAAGAACAAGGTGAAGCGCGTCCTCGGCACGGGCCGCATCACCGCTCCGGGCAAGGTGTCGGTGCGCGGCGCCGACGGCTCCGAGCAGACCCTCGAGGCGAAGCGGATCCTGATCGCCACCGGCTCGGCGCCCGCCCTGATCCCCGGCGTCGAGCTGGACGGCGCGATCGTCGGCACCTCCGACGAAGCCATCGACTACCAGCACGTCCCGCAGCGGATGATCGTGATCGGCGGCGGCGTGATCGGCCTCGAGCTCGGCTCGGTGTGGAGCCGCCTCGGCGCCGAGGTGACCGTGATCGAGTTCCTGCCGCGCCTCATGGCCGGCATGGACGACGAGCTCGCCGCCGCTGCGCAGAAGATCTTCTCGGCCCAGGGCATGCGGATCCTGGTCGGCTGCCGGGTGCAGTCCGCCAAGGCGGCCGACGGCGTGGGCAAGGTCGTCTTCCTCGACGCGGACGGCAAGGAGCAGTCCATGGAGGCGGAGAAGGTGCTGGTGGCCGTCGGCCGCAAGCCCTTCACCGACGGCCTGGGCCTCGCCGAGGTCGGCGTGAAGCTCGACGGCCGCGGCAGGGTCGAGGTGGACCAGCGCTTCGAGACCAACGTCCCCGGCGTCTACGCCATCGGCGACGTGATCCGCGGCGCCATGCTCGCCCACAAGGCCGAGGAGGAGGGCATGGCCGCGGTGGAGCTGATGGTGGGCAAGTCCGGCCACGTGACCTACGACGCGATCCCGAACGTGGTCTACACGGATCCGGAGATCGCCTCCGTGGGCAAGACCGAGGCCGAGCTGCAGGCCGCCGGGGTCTCGTACAAGAAGGGAACCTTCCCCTTCCGCTTCAACGGCCGGGCCCGGGCGATGAACGCCACCGAGGGCTTCGCGAAGATCCTCGCCGACGCGAAGACCGACCGCATCCTCAGCGCCCACATCATCGGGGCCCGCGCGGGCGATCTGATCGCCGAGCTCGCGGTCGCCATCGAGATGATGGCGAGCAGCGAGGACATCGCCCGCTCGAGCCACGCCCATCCGTCCCTCGCCGAGATCGTGAAGGAAGCGGCCCTCGACGTGGAAGGCCGGGCGATCCACAAGTAG
- a CDS encoding twin-arginine translocase TatA/TatE family subunit produces the protein MFGFKPGELLIIFALILILFGGTRLPGLGKALGSGIRNFKKGLSGDETEDEESSPSTASKPKA, from the coding sequence ATGTTTGGCTTCAAACCGGGCGAGCTCCTCATCATCTTCGCGCTGATCCTGATCCTCTTCGGCGGAACGAGGCTCCCGGGGCTCGGCAAGGCCCTCGGCAGCGGGATCCGCAACTTCAAGAAGGGTCTGTCCGGCGACGAGACCGAGGACGAGGAGTCCTCCCCGTCGACCGCCTCGAAGCCGAAGGCCTAG
- the hemE gene encoding uroporphyrinogen decarboxylase has protein sequence MNDRFLKACRREPVDTTPIWIMRQAGRYLPQYREVRGKTTFLGLCKTPELAAEVTVQPVDLIGVDAAILFSDILIPVEAMGMRVEFHENEGPVLPEPIRNQADIERLAIFDPSERTPFTLEAIRQTVRALDRRVPLIGFAGAPFTLAAYMLEGRGSKSWLGVKRLMATEPRLAHELFGKIASAIGQYLVAQIEAGCDAVQIFDSWGGELGPADFERWTLPYVQRIVADVKAKAPHVPVIFFGTGMSTLLPKLKDTGADVLGLDWRIELKDARKILGDDVAVQGNLDPTALFLPKEEITRRVEEIISQNAGRPGHIFNLGHGITPPTDPDHARHLVNEVHRLGARKA, from the coding sequence GTGAACGACCGATTCCTCAAGGCTTGCAGGCGCGAGCCCGTCGACACCACGCCGATCTGGATCATGCGCCAGGCGGGCCGCTACCTGCCGCAGTACCGCGAGGTCCGGGGCAAGACCACCTTCCTCGGCCTGTGCAAGACGCCGGAGCTCGCGGCGGAGGTGACCGTTCAGCCCGTCGACCTCATCGGCGTCGACGCGGCGATCCTCTTCTCCGACATCCTCATCCCCGTGGAGGCGATGGGGATGCGGGTCGAGTTCCACGAGAACGAGGGCCCCGTCCTCCCGGAGCCCATCCGGAACCAGGCCGACATCGAGCGTCTCGCGATCTTCGATCCGTCCGAGCGCACGCCGTTCACCCTCGAGGCGATCCGACAGACGGTCCGCGCGCTCGACCGACGCGTCCCGCTGATCGGCTTCGCCGGCGCGCCGTTCACCCTCGCCGCCTACATGCTCGAGGGGCGCGGCTCCAAGAGCTGGCTCGGAGTGAAGCGGCTCATGGCCACCGAGCCCCGCCTGGCCCACGAGCTCTTCGGCAAGATCGCGTCGGCCATCGGGCAGTACCTCGTCGCCCAGATCGAGGCGGGCTGCGACGCGGTGCAGATCTTCGACTCGTGGGGCGGCGAGCTCGGCCCCGCCGACTTCGAGCGGTGGACGCTCCCGTACGTGCAGCGGATCGTTGCCGACGTGAAGGCCAAGGCGCCGCACGTTCCGGTGATCTTCTTCGGCACCGGGATGTCCACGCTGCTCCCCAAGCTCAAGGACACCGGCGCCGACGTGCTCGGCCTCGACTGGCGGATCGAGCTGAAGGACGCGCGGAAGATCCTCGGCGACGACGTCGCGGTCCAGGGCAACCTCGACCCGACGGCGCTCTTCCTCCCGAAGGAGGAGATCACCAGGCGCGTCGAGGAGATCATCTCGCAGAACGCCGGCAGGCCGGGGCACATCTTCAACCTGGGCCACGGGATCACGCCTCCGACGGATCCGGATCACGCGCGCCACCTGGTGAACGAGGTCCACCGCCTCGGCGCCCGCAAGGCCTGA
- the hemF gene encoding oxygen-dependent coproporphyrinogen oxidase: MAETPSLRDRASTYVRDLQDRICAALEAADGKARFHEDRWEREGGGGGISRVMEGGAVFEKAGVNTSAVYGEVPSALARDLKGAGPEFYATGVSLVLHPRNPHVPTVHANFRFLARGDSAWFGGGADLTPYYPREEDVRHFHGTLKAACDAHGPALYPRYKKWCDEYFYLPHRREMRGVGGIFFDELAGTEESFAFLRSAGEAFLPAYLPIVERRKDDAHDERHRAWQLHRRGRYVEFNLIYDRGTIFGLRSNGRIESILMSLPPLASWDYDPTPKPGSPEEQAVAYYQPRDWA, from the coding sequence ATGGCCGAGACTCCATCGCTGCGCGATCGCGCCAGCACCTACGTCCGCGACCTCCAGGATCGCATCTGCGCTGCGCTGGAGGCGGCCGACGGCAAGGCCCGGTTCCACGAGGACCGCTGGGAGCGCGAGGGCGGCGGCGGCGGGATCTCCCGCGTGATGGAAGGCGGCGCCGTCTTCGAGAAGGCCGGCGTCAACACCAGCGCCGTCTACGGCGAGGTGCCCTCCGCGCTCGCACGCGACCTCAAGGGCGCAGGGCCCGAGTTCTACGCCACCGGCGTCTCGCTCGTCCTCCACCCGAGGAACCCCCACGTCCCGACGGTCCACGCCAACTTCCGCTTCCTGGCCCGTGGGGATTCGGCGTGGTTCGGCGGCGGCGCGGACCTCACGCCCTACTATCCGCGAGAAGAGGACGTCCGGCACTTCCACGGCACCCTCAAGGCCGCGTGCGACGCCCACGGACCTGCGCTCTACCCGCGCTACAAGAAGTGGTGCGACGAGTATTTCTACCTCCCGCATCGCCGCGAGATGCGGGGCGTGGGCGGGATCTTCTTCGACGAGCTCGCGGGCACGGAGGAGAGCTTCGCCTTCCTGCGGAGCGCCGGTGAGGCCTTCCTACCCGCGTACCTGCCCATCGTCGAGCGCCGGAAGGACGACGCCCACGACGAGCGCCATCGCGCGTGGCAGCTCCACCGCCGCGGCCGCTACGTCGAGTTCAACCTGATCTACGACCGGGGCACCATCTTCGGCCTGCGATCCAACGGGCGGATCGAGTCGATCCTCATGTCCCTGCCGCCGCTGGCGAGCTGGGACTACGACCCGACGCCCAAGCCCGGCTCCCCCGAAGAGCAGGCGGTCGCCTACTACCAGCCCCGCGACTGGGCGTAG